The sequence gttatttttgcggttagggctcgatatggtaccaaaaattccttttttaatttatataacaaTGCTTCAgaacattttaatatacatacatatagaaaaagtgattttatcaaagccggtgttcgatacaccccagagtttaAAGTACTTTCTCCCGGCCGATGGCCGTCAATacagaaaatatgaatattaacagaaaaaaaaaatgaaaatataaactgttactgggatcttgatttgttccaaaTGTACAtagtatgtttaaaaatgttttaattttagtgctgccaataaattaaagattttgatttgaaattttttcttactgctagtttttgaaaataacaatttcaaaaataaatgatattAAGTCAATaagcgataatatgaactaattaaaaccaggccagtttacttttgcaagattgttcatttttttcgcataaaaatcaaatttatatttaaaaaattaatatggaATTCCAGCTGAATGTGTGCACTAACTGAACCGTGTATGTCAGAAATTTTGAATGATAGCTGAAGACAATTTAAAAGCAAACAGCTAGGAAAATTAGTATTTCGCCACTACCTGAAGGTTGAGCTTTCgtttcccgccagagactctgggtgtatctaaACGCTTCGTAGTTGTGTTTGtcccaaaaaaatttgggactttcattatgaattaagtccccaattttaaaaattaactaaatccCTAAATGTCGTTTTTTTAGAGCTATtcggtttgttttatttattcaaactgtttaaaataatttggaagtttccaaaaaaaacataacttatTATATTGACGATATATCATTGTCGGTAATCTCATTTAGTTGATGAGTTATATCCATATTACACATGGCTTCTTCATAATGCTGACGGTCCTCTTGTTCAACAGGATACCAATCGTTTGGAGTGCAACTGCGCTGGAAACGTGTCTTCAAAGAACCCATACTGTGGCGCATCGCATAGACAGCATAGATCGGTATTAAGAGCCATGGAATAACAATAAAGATTAAAGCGAAAACTGCAATTACTATATTGGTTGACAAGTGTTGGTAAAAGGCCGAAACAAAACCAAATAACtgaaaataatgatttaaaagaatttattaattatatttaaccCTTAATTAAAACGTCTTAAACACTTCTCATTACACTTCTTCTATAATAGAATTGACAATTAAAGGCATTGCTGAAAGTAATTACATCACAAActtattttggaataaaactttaactttttttaaaattttttcctttaaaacttaCCAGAGCCATTAACATTCCCAAAGGTGCCACAAATCTGAGAATATTAATTTTCCATGTGGAAAAACGCTCATTTATCATAAATTCTATGTCACGTTGGAAACGTACACGTCCATAAATCCATAATACAATCAAGAGTAGTACTAAATTAATAAGTGTTTGTGTGATGTAAGTATCGGTCAAGAGAACCACGAAATATATAACGCCATGCTATTAGGAGAGAGATTCAAATTAGATATTAAAAGAGTTTATAAGGTTAAATTTAAAACGATTAAAGATCATACTTACATTTGAGGTGAAATATAAAGAAATGGCCGCTGTGGCGGCTATAACACCCATGCAGACTTCTGTTTTACGTTCTCTCAAGGCCGCAAACTCATCGAAAATGGTGGTCAATATTGTATATAGTTGTGTGGTCTGGAAGATGATTAacatataacaagtaagagtactatattcggccgtgccgaatcttaaataacctccacctaaatatgatggtttaaaaactgaaataatataacaattgttagaaagactagtttacgcagaaaatattttatttcaaatgtacaaaaaattctacctaattcagcaatttataattaaattcctattagaacgtatgaaatttaacaatttatatacttaataattagttaatacgtttggatgaACAGTTTTCCCTTTTAACTCTaatgaagaaacagagtataaacaagtaagagtactatattcggtcATGCCGAATCTttaataccctccacctaaatatgatggtataacaactgaaataatataacaattgttagaaagactagtttacgtagaagatattttatttcaaatgtaaaaaaaattgtatctaattcagcaatttataactgaaattcctattagaacgtaagaaatttaacaatttatatacttacgGCCGTATCTATAACGAAAAATTAGCCACTGTGTATACATCGCACACAACGATCTGCTAACTAGCAGACCGATTAAGCTTAGCAGAAAGTTAGCAAAGAGTTTATTTATAATGCACTTTTGTCtgtcaataatttatatgaaaatcaactcTGAAAAGTGTGATGTATTgccaactatttaaaaaaaaaatgaaaaaaatcaactcTGATGTATTTCttgacatttatatttaacttgtttccctcaaattttgaaatttgaatgtcaattttttttgaCCGACGTTGGGTTTCACCTCTTAAGAACtctaagagctagtttctgggatagagataatctacattcttcgcttaaacctaaattaaactaaaaattgtgtttctcacttattgtttatatgctatataatgtaggtttaactgagcatcattggtgagttaaacctaagtatataaacaattcagcacagcagctctttgtttttatttgctttattaacatcaatataatttttaatatacattttatatacttttatgtcgctttttcttttagaagttaaaatttacaaaaaaaagttatgtaacgcggttgctttttcttataaaatgtatagtattgccatatgtatatgaaaaaatttgaagaataaacatgtgatttgactgaaaagtatggcaatgctaacaaaattaatccactagtgagaaacacaatcattggttaaattccggcaaaatatgtttcaggattaatataacagcgtgttaagctgagtttaactgacaagtaagaaactagctctaaatTGTCTAATTGGTCAAGAGTTTgcatcatttttaaataatttaatttaattttttcccacacaaaacttttatatgtttatttacaaatttactttgaCACAAAACAGCTGTTGATTAAAGACTTAGCAAGTCTTTGATCGCTCGTTAACATGCGTTTAGCGAGTGGATAAGAAATACATTATAAATAACTTGTATGTTAAATCCATgctaaattttggttataaatacgGCTGTTAATAATTAGTttatacgtttggatcaacatgtttcccttttaacctcaagtaaAGACACagagtataaaaagggtatacaaatatatttagacaaatttcaaaatatttggttgtgggacttatatgggagctatgacctattatgatttgattgtcattaaatattttaacgtgatttttatggacttatatgggtgctgtggccaattatgtaccgatgttcaaaaaattcagtattatgatttttgaatacaaattactgatctgtgtactattttggtttaatatatggatgatATGAcatattatggtcctaagtatttgagggctatttttgttgaatttcatataaacaacgcttgttaaagtggactttatatgggagctatgccgaattatggaccaatatttaaaaaatcttgtagtacgattcttggatacaaatagATAGATTTtcttggatatttgtgcaggttaatgtgttttcctgaagtggttcttatatgtaGGTTATgtccaattatgggcctatcatcatcaaatttggtacatcgatttttgtatatattgaataaatttttttgaatttcaacctgataactatatttgtaagaaatttatgaggattttagtgattttcgggagtggaccagTAGTAgtgatttctaaataaaaactacggatgtgtgtgaaattttgttttgatattgatattttttagatatttatgtaggttattgtgtttttcggaagtggtccttatatgggaactataaccaattataggccgatcttcatagacaacgattttggtatatatgggtattatttatgtcgaatttcaacttgatagcgacatttataagacatttatgcttatttaagagattttcggaagtgtactttatatgggggctatggtcaaatatggtccgatccacgaacaattttgtaatatgtttttttttaacaccaaacttatttttgctgaattttctatggatagtgctattctgtaggcatttatagaccatagaaccatatttcgggaaaaaatttgtatgggggctaggagaaatcatggaccgattcttataattttcaccatagttacttcttttatcataaaagtaacgagtgcaaaattttatgatattagctgcaatatatttacaaaaaatgtccaaaaatatgtgaaaattataaattttttttgaggttgtcccacattttaattcataactttggttttactgtaccgatttcgctgattttcaatatcaaactgcttagaacaataataaacatgtttcttgaaagtttaccaattttctttgtctattttggacgtgagcgtgttttacacagacagacataaggatcataaggatcaataatatatatactctgttgggtctcagatgaatatttctcaatgttgcacacggaatgacaaacttatatataccctcattcaccacttatggtggtggagggtataaaaaagaaatattttatttttgagtttttgaggTTTtctgtagtgctcgacgaggagattttatatgtataaatttcgaaatcggaacacaaacaaaGAAACAGGATCGTTTTAATATACCCTGATGGCGCCCCTGATGGGCCCATGAGacccaaattcaaaacaacaCCTCCTCtgtgcgcatgtgaaatttcattcaaacgggacttaccgtttagaagttacagaattatttccctctttttttatatgccactgcacagtggggcagaatcgaatttttttggaaataaatctggcatttctaaacggctggtccgatcgggataaaatttgaattgggcgtagccaaggagtattcgagtttaatttattaaaatgggccctacaaatacaaagtagggtaccttcgacatgtaaaatttttaaacacgtgtcattttttgtttcccatccgatttcaaagaattttatatttttggaaagcgctcggctagatctttcgagtccattcggtccaaaagtgcgccctatatttttataaaagcggaccaaggtacgtcaaaattttaaaatttcaattttgaaatgcctataactaggaaattgtAAGAGATAAATATCACACGCAAGCAAGATCTAGCCGagtgctttccaaaaatataaaattctttgaaatcggatgggaaacaaaaaaatggcacgtgtttaaaaattttacatgtcgaaggtaccctactttgagccccataGCGCCGtcctggattatttgtagggcccattttaataacttaaactcgaatactccttggctacatccaactcaaattttatcccgatcggaccagccgtttagaaatgccagatttatttccaaaaaatttcgattctgccccactgtgcaatgtttTGGAATTTAATTTGTTCATAATTACATAGTTGTACAATATTTATAATCTAATGTACATGCATTCGAAAAAGCTTTGAACAGTATACTTGGGATAAATATGGTTTCAATATgttcaaataaaaacatttatattaacaaatttaatttttttaataaaccctGTAGTGGGCttgtggaactatttttaaggaactatttttaagaattgttcctaatatttgcattcctattaaaattttgatataaattttagttttagaaaattaataaatatcgagtgtttatattcaaatagtgctataaggaaaatcaacattttacaggagagcgAAAAAACTGCTTTTTTTCGTTAACTATAAGAGTAATAACTAAagtttatttaacaatattatttaaaaacgacGTCTAAATCCTTCATATAtatgttaagtttttattaattcctGATATTCGCGCTTATATGTTGATAGCACTTTGTACAAGTTGAAGATTTTTCGATTCTAACAGTGAAATAAGCAGATAGCactatttgaacaaaaataaaaatgagctttaatgtaaactttaaggtttttatgtaagtaatagggctcatacacaacaccatcaATGATGTGCCATCAAGTGATTGTGCAATTAAGCTGGACACACACACTATACCAGCATGCtggtagaaaataatttttttaccaaaaattgtgtGGAAAAGGTTGTAATGAATAacgataaaatttgtaatgcatttattattgctaTTATCCTAAAACGAAAAAGGAGTAAAAAAACGCGTTTGGATGAAGAAATTGCTAGAAAACAAAGGAAAGttaggttttatttaacttgTATGAGCTAATTTTACAACACTCGATTCAATCATACTGgtacaatcaaaaaaatatcaaactatttttgataaagCACCAGCAGCTGGTACAATCACACTACAAGCTCATAAACGGCCAAACAGCTGGCACAATCACTTGATTGCACATTCATGATGGTGAAGTGTATGGGCCCTATAACacgagtttttaatatttaatattagttGAATAGGACATAGTTTTACATACGTGAAGAACTTCGTAGTTGTAAGAAAGTTTATACATAAAGCTAATCAGCTGTATGGAATTCATTTTGTTGGATGGTCGTTCTTGCctgactataccattttacatgtttattatatttttttgttatattttttcgaatgaaattttaaaatataaaattaaaaaattaaataatgcaaatttaaaatattatttaacacttaagtagcgaagttagaagaatgaaattttgacatgtggtattcaatatttggatctatAACtcgctattttttaaaaaaaaatagttaaagtgacttaaaaacagcaaaaatcttatatttttttaatatttaaattgaaactcgtttatttttggatccataattgatattgctctgaaatcttttgtatattattagtaatttaattgtctaactaacaaaaatccATGAGTCCACTGTGTTCAAAAGGTACGacctttattattaaaaaagcgGAAAAGGTATggcaacatttcaaaatttaaattttgtaaagcaaataattcgaaaattataagagattaATAGGACACGTAAGTATGTTTTTCAAgaccgagcgctttccaaaaatataaaaatctttgaaatggcaggtgtttaaaaattttacattttactttgagtccccatagcgccgcccctggacaATTTGTAGTATCCATTTCAATAACTTAAACTTCTTGTTTAcgtccacgtcaaattttataccgattggaccagctgtttagaaatgcaggatttatttaaaaaaaaattagattcaGCCCCACTGTGGATCATTACAGTGAGCGTGGCATCTCACAtaccaaataaataattattttagaatATCTGGAGAAATGTAATTGTGAGagtcttcaaatttattttcatgccAGTGTCCGCTGTCAAGCTAAAAATGAAGGTGAACGGAGCAGTggaaaatatttactaaaatttaGTCTCTGATTTACATGTGCAGATAGTGGACAGCGTATTATTGTTATCGTTCAGTATGATATAAATGAGAAAATTCGAATAATAACTCACAATTAAAAGCATGCCAGACAAAAATagcataaaataatataatattgtcCAAAAGTTGGGCCACTCCATATGAGTCATTACACTAGCTGGCGATAAATATAAAACCCAAAGATATTCCGCATCCGAAAAGTAATTGTAATTTGTTAATTctggaaatttaaattatacacaTGTGAAGAtgcgaaattatttaattaacatttcGAAAACATACCACTAAAATATTGTTCCGTTAAATTGGCCAACAAGTCCAAACCAATAAGTATAACCATCTGCCCGAGACCAATGAACCAACTCTGTTTTATAATATTCgttgtaaatttattaaaactggaCAGTGTTATGAAGAGACCCCAGCCGGGTCCAAAAGCGGTTAGTCCATAAATAGGTATGGAGGCAAGACCATTTGTAATATCTGACCAAGTAAGTGTGAAAAAACTGCCATAAACACCACCAGAGCCGGGTAAAAAGCTGAAGCGTATTATTAACAATACCAAAAGACCGAGTAATATCCAAACGGTGTAACGGATAATTTTACCGAACTGTAAGAGTAATATGGGGATTGATTGCTATTCatataatttacatattttaactaTAGCATTTCCATCAAATCGGTTATAAACGAACAtgttattataacaaaatattgtttcccaataagttttaaattgaaatcacACTTACACTCTCCGGATtgaagaatttataaaaaattataatcgcAATGGTCCACACTGTAATGGCACATAAAACTAATTGCCACGACATGGAGAACTTTGCAACactttcgtatttaaatagatttaTGTCATTAAAAAGAGTTCTGTAAATGCAAtaaagttaaaaagaaaatcatattagCTAAAgggaaagaaaatttaaaaaaaactgaaacttaCTTAAAATACAACACTGAGGGTAAATGATGTTCATCATATAAGTACTTATGCGAATAGTATGTCTCGTTTTGTACATACAAATTACAAACCTAGAAATATGGAAAAGAATTAGATCAATacgaaatttaattatttataaaaagtttaataatcttattacataaaaatattaattaagattATTACATATATATTACATTTATCTTCTCCCATTCCATTAATATATGGGTCCATTTCTTCAAACCTTCACAGCCCCAAGGCAATGTTGGTTCCAAGGAGGCAAACATGTAGACCAGCGGTACCATGgcaaaaatactataaaaggaAAGTACACAAATATTTAGGGCCAGCGAAACGTAACCAATACctggaatgaaaaatttaaaacgtttaagtttagaaacaattatttttttacactttagaAATAAACCTTTAAAGAGCGGCGTTAATCGAAATGCTGAGATGTATCCACTGCTGGAAAATTGACCCAAAAATGATTGCATCACAATAAATGGTATTATATAGATAAATAAACTAATTAAATAGGCGGGCACATAGGAAATAACTGAAATAGAAACATATTAGCTACTTAATTgagaaatatgtatttgaaaaacttttcaaatcaattaaaatttttgttgatttccttcaaaatgataataaatataattagactgaaatgaaatattttaattaatataaaatgtaattaagATGGATATATTAATTGGGAGATTTATgtttatctatataaataaaaatcaaacgtCGGACGTGATGAGCGATGAAATTTACAACGAGGCGCTTGATGATGTCGATCAAGGTATTATCCGATGCACGACGCATTTCATCAAGAGTTTCAAGCGTTTCACTGTTGAAtcgacaacaaaaatatgcgtacGACACTCTTATGAAAGTTGTGAAATATGGAACTGGAGGGATTTTTTTTGAACGCTCTCGGTGGAACTGGAAAAGCTTTTTTGATCACTTGCACATGCTTCATCAAGATTTGCAGATACGTTTTTGGAAGTCTTTCTAACTGCTCATTCAGCACTCAAGTTgcttttgaatattcaaatcaatgaaaatccaaGAACAGTGCGATGGCAAAAGTTTTGCAGCAAAGAAAAATGAACGTTTTTGCTAAGTGTACAATGAAAGTGATTGCAATATCAACGCCAGCCGATGAACTGAATGTATGTTTGAAATTGTTCGTTTTGTAGAAACACGTCAAGAAACTCAAATTAACTGTGAACATGCGTGTCGAGCTGCAGAACGATCAATCTGgagaagtattttccaaacaattgctTGACATTGGCAACGGCAAAATTCCGGTTGAGATTTCGAAcgacaggtattgcaacatgtgaccgagcaTTGTCAAGATGGAATATAACTGGTTCACATAACACAGTGCAAAAAACACACGGTCATgtcagtataggttcgactctactaccaaaggatAGTAAATCAATGacgattttggtgaccaattttttttatggaccTCCAAAGATTCTGAATTTCAGTGGGCCCTTAAAAAAGGGTGTCATTTGTTtatggccaacagctaattcagacagATACATATATGGCAATAATTTAACTAAGAGTGCaccaaacaaatttcatttaaatttttatccaaaaaaataactttttcgtgtcctttttttgaaaaaaagtaggaagtacttttttcacatttttagaataacttataGAGACGAcaaatttttcactaataatatTTAGCGAAGTTGTAGTTATGGTAAAGTTGCACCCTATATAGCTCACAAAAATCATTTTGTACCTTAAAAATGGTTGGTTTTTACTAGTTTACAAagatgttttgtaaaaaaaaatatgatcaaGTGCACACTTTTCTATTGTGCTGCAATATCGAataatgggcaaatcattatcagtATGATCCGGGCCCATCAGGTTACcaaatcttgatcacgcaagaccggcatTATTCAATAtatgagcttctgaagagtaaatacaagcttttttttaaaaaaaatatcttacgCTTTATTTAAGTGAAGATAATTTATAGGCGACACATTTGggcaattcacaaggtctcttatcatgtcataatgttataatatttcacaatggtttaaaaatgttgttattgcatttccagcagagacctgcgccgaacgcctaagagtcggttaatcCGTGTCGCCGAGCCATAAAATATTCAGACAATATGACtcataagagaccttgtgaattgaccaattgttacGAAACAAGAGAAGATTCTTTGCTTTTCAGAAGCATTACCGCAAAGTTAAATTTGTTACTGTTTGTTTCTCTAGCATGAACAAACGTATTATGTGGTAGAATTAAGACCAGTTTCGTCTGCATAGCAAATAACATCAGGAGTTAAATTGTGTTcaattacatacaattttttttatattttttttgaaggtCTCCTATAAATCTCCTGATTCTTTAAGAAGTCTTACACCGTATCTGTTTTTGACTGTAGATTGTCGTATACGGCATTATAAAGACCTTGTGTATTTATATGGCTTTGGTTTTTCAATGCAATTCCATTAACTGGAATGTGTTTTATTCTTTGGACGAGAAACCAACAATAAAGGTACTTTCCTGTCAGGAGATGCTCATTATTCTCTAGAAAAATTTAGATTCGTTATACCAGACATTCATGTCgcttaaaaagaaattaagtcttaattatttgtaaagtgttttcaatttatttatttaccaaagtgaaaactatttttgttcatattttcgATATAGCGTATtattgttgcatagtgttatttattttcaagtatTTCGCGATAACCTTGAATTTGCGGCTTTGGAATCCCACTaaattgataataaataaatatttattcataattaattgGGCCCGATGCTGTCATTgtcattgttattttatttacattttacttCCTAATATATAATACAAATGTATTTGTGCCATCAAagtaaaattagtaaaaaaaaactaaaatactaATTACGTGgtcattatttacaaaaaaggcatttaataaaaaagtacagaTTTAACccattaaacataaatttccatttttaccCCTCATTTTACCCACAGAAaagatgaaatttttaaatgttcttttataatataactagctgacccggtgcgcttcgccaccccaattagaagaaagaaatagtactatcaagtctcactttgcgaatctaattgaaaatatctaattcatatttctgggcccattattatagaaaatgcaaaatgtgtttattattataaaatattcaaaaagtaccattgcaataaggaaatagtatcattgattatcacttttaaattcgcattcactaaaccataacccgtcaagtttgaattttagatttatatatcatttcctatattatcaactaattttgtcgctataatacataatatttaataaattatcacaaaaccgaaaccgcggttttgaaattcttcgattttttggaaactctaggtccattattatagaaaattcaaaaaagtacccatgagaATAAGGAAAAAGTATCACGAAGTATGCCCATGAATTTTCACTCAATTGGGACCaatacgcctaatttcatatttctatgtccactattacaaaaaattaaaaaagtaccattagaatatgtatataaaaagtaccaaaaatcccccacttgtggtttcacACTCAGTTTATATaagtttaatttcaaattacaaaaagtaccattcaaataaagaaaaagtactaaaaagtctattgttatagaaaattcaaaaaagtaccattagaaataaaaaaattaccaaaaagtctccccctataaTTCTCCCTCACtcaggaccatatacgcttaatttcatatttttatgtacattattacagaaaattcaaaaattaccattagaatatagaaaaagtaccaaaaagcagccacttgtggattcccactcactcgggtccatataagctttattgcatgtttctaagttcattggtgaagaaattacaaaaagtaccattagaataaagaaaaagtaccaaaaagtctcctcctagaattctaactcacttaggaccatgtatgcttaatttcatgtttttaagttcattgctatagaaaattaaaaaaagtaccattagaataaacaaaaagtaccatgaggtatccgcttgaattttcaatcacttaggaccatatacgcttaatttcatatttctaggtccattatattatagaaaattcaaaaagtaccataagaatatagaaaaggtaccaaaaagcacccacttgtagtttcccactcactcggttccatacaagctttatttcatgtttctagtttatatatatatatatatatatatatatatatatatctaatatataaaaatctcgtgtcacaatgttagtgtttgaactcctccgaaacggctcaaccgattattatgaaattttgtatgtatgtttggtaggtatgagaataggtcgtaaagtatatttcataccgctaggtcattagggtgactctatccagaatttatttttaccattttttggccaaaagcttttttttcgcattttatttatttggcattaaaaaatacatataacccCAAATTTACATCAACCGACCCTCACCCACCCgttttagtattttgtatgagcaatatcaaaatatcaatatttaactatttttatgaaattttgtatatatttttggtaggtacgacaatattatatatcataccgCTGGGACATTATGATGTCCCTATccacccattttttaaaatatttttcgccaaaaaattttgtttgtatttctcttcatttggcatcaaaaatacctataatgccaacttcacttagaatacattcgctatt comes from Calliphora vicina chromosome 2, idCalVici1.1, whole genome shotgun sequence and encodes:
- the LOC135952431 gene encoding sodium- and chloride-dependent glycine transporter 2-like; the protein is MVYETSYESGRSPFIPDTKRGYWANPYDFVYAGLGLAFRLDVFTLSWYYLMQSSVISYVPAYLISLFIYIIPFIVMQSFLGQFSSSGYISAFRLTPLFKGIGYVSLALNICVLSFYSIFAMVPLVYMFASLEPTLPWGCEGLKKWTHILMEWEKINVCNLYVQNETYYSHKYLYDEHHLPSVLYFKTLFNDINLFKYESVAKFSMSWQLVLCAITVWTIAIIIFYKFFNPESFGKIIRYTVWILLGLLVLLIIRFSFLPGSGGVYGSFFTLTWSDITNGLASIPIYGLTAFGPGWGLFITLSSFNKFTTNIIKQSWFIGLGQMVILIGLDLLANLTEQYFSELTNYNYFSDAEYLWVLYLSPASVMTHMEWPNFWTILYYFMLFLSGMLLITTQLYTILTTIFDEFAALRERKTEVCMGVIAATAAISLYFTSNHGVIYFVVLLTDTYITQTLINLVLLLIVLWIYGRVRFQRDIEFMINERFSTWKINILRFVAPLGMLMALLFGFVSAFYQHLSTNIVIAVFALIFIVIPWLLIPIYAVYAMRHSMGSLKTRFQRSCTPNDWYPVEQEDRQHYEEAMCNMDITHQLNEITDNDISSI